CGCAACTCGGCGTTCTTGATTGGAGGCTTCAGCATTGCCTCTTGCCGATCCAACTCGTTGAAAGTACCGCTCGTACGCACCAGCGCGTTTGATATCGTGTCGTTCTGATATAGGCCGCGAACCATTTCTGTATAGACTTGGACGGCCTCTGCGGTACGCAAACAGGCATGTTCCTCCAGCGCACCGTGGATTCTTAAGCGCACCAACACCATCGGTGCATCGCGCCCAGTATTGCGAATGTCAATGTGAATGTCACTGGCTTCCATTTCGATGCCAGTTGCAATGAGCTCGAAGCCCATGCGGATATTCAAACCCTTCGCCTCGCCCGCGACCTCCTGGGTGTCTAGGCGACCGATAGATCTGGCGGCGTGCAGAGCGTGCAACACGTTTGTGGTCACCTCGATCATCTTCACGTTGTCGTAGGAGCCGCTGTGACTCAACGATTGCTTGATCGTGTGTGTGATGGCCCGTGTTGCCATCTCAGGCAGCACAGCCAAATAGACCGTCCTTCCATCAAGGGATACCAAGAGCGCCGCGAAATCTTTGGCATTCGCCGGAATCGGAGCTAATTCCCTGTAGAGAGGCAAATCCACCTGGTCCTGGATCACCCCAACCCGTGCAGACTGCCCCTGTTTCTGGCCCGTACCATGGCCCGTCGTTGCAAACGATGCTGGCGCTGACGCCGCACGATCACGTAATGCCCCACCAGAGGGCCCGCGGGCCACCAGCGTAGCGCGAGTTGACGTCCGCTTGAATACATCTAAAAGTGACATGTAAGCTCCTTTTATTGAAGGAAATAGCGGCCCGCAGCCTGAAATCTCACACTCTCAGTATTCACGTCGAAGTGCACACTGGACAGGGTGATGTTTAAGGGCAGTCTGCGCATGACTGGAACGAACGTGTCCGCAGGGCCAGTCGCGGTCCATTTGCCACTTCTGCGAACCACAGTCGAGCCTTTTGGCAAATCCTTGACAAAATTGGGGTCGCCCAGCACCGTCTCTTGAGTGAAAGACAATGTGATCCCGGCCAACGCCATTACTTGGGCACGAGTCCCAAAATCAACATTGTGGTTTTCGGGTTGTTTGAAGTCGGTCAGATTGAACAAAGGCACCTTCTCGAACGCCGGCATGGCCACAACCATCGTGGCCGTTTCCAAATCTGCAAGCAACACGACCGGTGTTTCACCCTGTCCGGCGCTTTTGACAAAATTGTCGAACGTGGCTTTGCGGCTACGGCTATACACAAGCGTGCATTGCGGCCCGGTGCAATCCGTCGACTTTATGACCCAGCCTGCCCGGTTAATTAGCTGGTTCTTCAATTGGCTCCAAATGAATTCCGAAGCTGCGAGCACTTCGTGGGTTTGCTCACTTTGAAACGCCGAGTCACGCGATGCAATATAGCCTTGCAAGGCCGCTGCACTTTTATCATTTGCAGCCGCCATTTTTTCATGCTGTGTGGTGTAGTAGTCATACCCGTACAGGCCTCCTGCAATCACCGCTAGTGCGACGAACAAAAGACCCCCGAACTTGAGCCCCTTGTGCATGCCCAAGTCTCGAAAACGAACGGTGTCTTCGTCGTCCGGCATGCGCATCGGCATGTCCGACACAACCCGCAAGACAGTGCTCGGCGCACATTCCTGGACCTTGTTGGCTATTTCTTGTGAGGCATCAAGAACGCTGTTTTGAAAGTAGAGCAGCGCGCCTTGTGCCAAATGCGGCTCAAATTCTTCCAGCCCTTTGACAATCTTGTCCGCTTCGCCAATGATGTCGAATGATGGAGATGGAATTCCGTTGAGAAGCCCGATCAGAACAAATTTGCCTGACGCCAATTGCCCCAGATAAGCCGCAAACTCCACTTCGACCTCGGCCGCAAAAGCAACTGCAGACGAGATAACCAACTTGCCCCCGACACGGGGCTTAATGCCACCAACGATGGTTTCTCCACCTTTTTGATTGGCAGTCGCAACACAATACGCGCCATACCCATTTTTCCGGGCAATGCTTTTGGCTTGATCTTCAATGCTCCCGATCCCGTCCAAGGAATTCCATTGAACTCCATATACTAGATCGATGCCATTTATCGTTACGAATTCCATGATTTCTTGTTACCGAGCTGGCAGAACGGGCATCCCGCTTGGCAGTGGCGTTTTCCCACCAACTCCGACTGCTGCAGGCTTAGGCAGTTCATAGGGCTCCGGACCAATAAAGGCGAGTTCGCGCCGCTCTTTGCCCTTAACAATCACGGCACCGCCCTGCGTGATCTCGAGCAGTCTCCAACCATCGGTTAGCGTCGGGTATTTCATAGATCCCGTTGCTCTCTTTCCATTTACGAGCACGGTAGCCTCCAGCGAGTTTGCCCAACCACGCAATCCGATCAAGGCGTATTCCGCAACTGGTGTCTTCGCCCTCGTTGGGGCAGGCATTTGCAGTTGGGGTGCCATAGGGGTTGTTTGCGGCGTGGTTTTCGCACGTTCGGCCAGGCGGGCCTGATTGGCCCTTTCCTCGATCGTGTCAACGGCACTTTCAACCGTATCGCCTGTGACGGCTGGAGTGGCCGGTGCACTTTGCGCCCAAACTACATGCATTGATGCCAACAGCAAAGCTGTAACAAGAACTTGTTTTTTCATGATCAGATCCCTTTGGATGTCAAGATTGGGGTCACCAGGAGCAGCCACTGATCGCGACTCGAACCGGCCGTCTCGCTGCCACCAAGAATTGAGCCTTGAGCAGGAAGAATCCCGCGCCGGTCGAAGCTGTTTGAATCGGACGTTTCCGCCGACAAAATCCACGTTTCACCATGCTTGATAGGCACTTGTCCGCGTGAGTAACGCTTGGTGGTCTCGGGCGATTGCAATGTGGTTCCAGCGCTGGTGACGCTTTTGAGTTGATCCAGTGACGACACTGTGAAGTCATACCCCAATGTCATTCTTTCTGAATCGAACACGGTAGCCCCGAATGCCCCTGCCAGGCCGACTTTGACCGACGCTTGCTCAAGGCCCACGCTTGCGGATGTGGTTGAAGAAGATGCAACGCCAGGTGTTGACCTGCTGATGTAGAAGACCTCCTTTTCCGTGCCAAAGTCCGAGCGACCGTTCTGAGCAATCTCTGTGATGCCGTCACGAACGACCACGGTAGATCCAGACTGGTTCAACAAATTCAAGATCATCTCGGAACCCAGTGATTCACCCGAAATTGACTCCACTTTAAGAGCACTGGCAATCGTCCCGACCAAGCTGGTTGGCGAAGCAAACGAAATTTTGCGGCCGCCGGTCTTGAGATAGTTAAAGCCCAAGCCCGTCTCTCCTCCTACCGACTTTGTGAATACAACGAGCTTCCAAAGCAACGTAACTTTCTTGCTAGCCTGTCTGTCATCTACTTCCAACAGCTCAGCAATGCGCGCGACGTTCGCCGGTGAGTCTGCGACCGTAATGGAGTTTGACGAACGCATTGCGCTGACACGCGCTCTTGGGGCGACAACACGGATCGCATCCAGAATATCGGCCCAAGGATCTCTGGTAACAGTCTTTGCCGCGGCTCCAGCTGAACCCACGGTAATGGCTTCAAAGCCCGGCCTGTCTATGACGAACGTACGAACGACGGACTGTTGAATTTGAATAGCATCATCCAAATACTGCCACGTCATTCCGAACCTGGACGTTGTTGAATCGAGCAGTGACTTCAACGAAGTGACACTATCAACGCCGATGCGCTGTGAGCCGATCGCGTCGCCGTTGATGAGGATTGTCAGCCCGGTGTGGGCCCGAATAATGTCGGCCACGTCGGTGATTGCCAAGGGCGTTTGTTCACGCAGAACGAAGCTTTGATCAAAGACGGGTGGCATGCGCTGCGAGGTGCTCCGCGGTAAAACGCGGTCACTGAACCACATTCCGGGAACGCGTTGATACAGCGGTACTTCATCGAGTTTTCGGCTCTCAAGCTTGGCCGTAATTTGTCCGACGCGTGTTTCGGAATTTGCAACCTCTTGTTGAGTCGTCTCGATGACACCTTGAGTGCTGCATGCCGACAACATGACTAAACATACCGCAAGCAGTGATCGATTTGCAAAGGATAGAATTTTCATTTTGTTGTCAGTTCCTTAAGGGCGAGCCACTAGGCGGGGCAGTACCAGAATCGTGTTGTCATACTCACGAATGACGAATGGTTTCGCGTGGGTCGTAAACGCTTTCGCCACCTCCGTCATAGCTTCGGCCAATGTCGAAGCTTCAATGCGTGCCGTCGCGTCCAATGGCAACTCGCTCTGTAGCTGCCAATTCACCTGCTTATCTGCCGCTTCTGCCCACCGCAAGAAGGCAGTTTTCACATTGCCGTCGCTGCGGCGCAACTCGAATACCCGTCCCGGTGGAGTGGCTGCGGGAGCGACGGGTTGCACAACCACTGGCTTTGGGGCCACCTGGTTTACTGGTGCAGCAACCTTCTTGTTTGGTGCCATTGGCAACATGGTGTCTTCATCAGAAACCGCGATCATGACGTTGGGCGTCCGCAGCGGAACACTTAAGGCAGACGTAGCGGCCGCAAGGACAGCAATGCAAACGATGGATTTTTGTAGGTTCTTCATATTGCAGCCTTACTTGATGGTCAATACTTTGTTGTTCACTTCAACAGCGAGCGGATAGCCAATTTTGTTGGCCTGGGCAACCACGACATTGACTGCATCCAATAAGGATTCGGCGATCAGGGTGGCGTCACCAGTAACGGGAATGTCTTGGCTGGCCTTCCAGATCAAGCTCCAGCCTTCGGACGCAGCCCACTTGGACAGCACGGTCGAGATGTTCTGGTCATTCTTGGCCATCAGCCACTTAACAGCAGACGCCTTGGCCGGTGCCGGCATTGGCTGCATTGAAGGTGCTGGCGCAACCGACGCGACGACGACGGGAACGGCGTGACGGGTAGTGCGTTCATCGACAGACCTCCAGGTGACCATGATGTCCGACGTGATGACATCGTTCTCGTTGTCGCGTGCAAGACCCTCTTTGAGAACTATGCGCTCGATGGGGACCCCTGCAGCAAGGATGCGGTCCCGCATGGCAATGGCCCGAGCACGAGCTAAGCCCTCAAGGTAAACCTGATCATCGCGCCCCGTTATCACGACCTTAACCACGGTACCCGACCCAGCAAGGGCGAGTACCAATTTCGCCGCGGCGATTTTTGACACCTGTGATTTTCCTTTGGCGAAGGGAATCAACGCGTCACGGTCAATAAATTCGTCTGGGTAAGGATCACCGATCAATGGTTTTGCGGAGCCATAGACAGTGGCAGCAAACTTGACACGACTGGACATCGCCCCCGGACTCGGTTCCACTGGGGTCATATCCTGGCGCAAGACTGCATCTTTGGCTAGAACAGTTCTATTGCGACCAGCGCCTGTGTATGTCACCTTTGCTGAAAGGTTGGCAAACTGCAGGGTAAGCTTGTTTGTGATGGCGGGGACTACCAAATACTGGCCATTGTTTTTGACTTGAAGCATGGTCATCTTGCCGTCGACGCTGGCCAGTACAACGGGGACCAGTGCGCCCTTCATTTGCAGGTATGTGCGCTCGCCATCATCAAACGCCTGTACCGGCTTGAGATCATTTTCACCAGCGGACCGATATCCGAAGTCGAAAGCATCTCCAGCGTGGGCGGCCAATGCTGCGACCACTGAGAACAGCAGCGGTAAAGCGCGGGAAAGCATGCGCGACGCGTTGGTTTTCATTTGCAATGATTCCTCGATGTAGGCGCGAGCGCAATGTCTCGGACGATGGTCAAAAACATGCGACTTCCAATATCGAGTTTGATGGTTGGAGGAATAGTGGCGTTACGGCTCATGATCTTGCCGCCAAT
This is a stretch of genomic DNA from Rhodoferax ferrireducens T118. It encodes these proteins:
- a CDS encoding TcpQ domain-containing protein yields the protein MKTNASRMLSRALPLLFSVVAALAAHAGDAFDFGYRSAGENDLKPVQAFDDGERTYLQMKGALVPVVLASVDGKMTMLQVKNNGQYLVVPAITNKLTLQFANLSAKVTYTGAGRNRTVLAKDAVLRQDMTPVEPSPGAMSSRVKFAATVYGSAKPLIGDPYPDEFIDRDALIPFAKGKSQVSKIAAAKLVLALAGSGTVVKVVITGRDDQVYLEGLARARAIAMRDRILAAGVPIERIVLKEGLARDNENDVITSDIMVTWRSVDERTTRHAVPVVVASVAPAPSMQPMPAPAKASAVKWLMAKNDQNISTVLSKWAASEGWSLIWKASQDIPVTGDATLIAESLLDAVNVVVAQANKIGYPLAVEVNNKVLTIK
- a CDS encoding TcpQ domain-containing protein; this encodes MKNLQKSIVCIAVLAAATSALSVPLRTPNVMIAVSDEDTMLPMAPNKKVAAPVNQVAPKPVVVQPVAPAATPPGRVFELRRSDGNVKTAFLRWAEAADKQVNWQLQSELPLDATARIEASTLAEAMTEVAKAFTTHAKPFVIREYDNTILVLPRLVARP
- a CDS encoding type 4b pilus protein PilO2 produces the protein MEFVTINGIDLVYGVQWNSLDGIGSIEDQAKSIARKNGYGAYCVATANQKGGETIVGGIKPRVGGKLVISSAVAFAAEVEVEFAAYLGQLASGKFVLIGLLNGIPSPSFDIIGEADKIVKGLEEFEPHLAQGALLYFQNSVLDASQEIANKVQECAPSTVLRVVSDMPMRMPDDEDTVRFRDLGMHKGLKFGGLLFVALAVIAGGLYGYDYYTTQHEKMAAANDKSAAALQGYIASRDSAFQSEQTHEVLAASEFIWSQLKNQLINRAGWVIKSTDCTGPQCTLVYSRSRKATFDNFVKSAGQGETPVVLLADLETATMVVAMPAFEKVPLFNLTDFKQPENHNVDFGTRAQVMALAGITLSFTQETVLGDPNFVKDLPKGSTVVRRSGKWTATGPADTFVPVMRRLPLNITLSSVHFDVNTESVRFQAAGRYFLQ